In the genome of Synechococcus sp. CB0101, the window TGGGGTCAAAGCTATTGGCGGGGCTAGCAGCAACCGGTGCCGGTACCGGCGCAGAGCGGCGACGGGACAGGCCACGATCCCGGTCGCGATCCCGATCTCGATCACGCTCACGGGGCCGATCGCCGGCTGCTTCTTGGCTGCTGGCTGCGCTACTACCGCCTCGCCGCGAAGAGGATCCACCGGACCGCGTGATCGGCTGCTCTTTCAGGTCGCTGCGCACTTGATTGAGCAGCTTGTAGTGGTTGGTGCTGCTGTATTTGCGCAACAACGTGGGATCCCAGCTCATCAGGGGGATGGTGCGGTTCGTAAGACGAGCCTAGGCGGCCCCAGCCACGCCAGAAAGCGTGATAACTTGTCACAGCGACAACTGGAAGTCGGTCCGCTTACGGGTTTTCTCGAGCTGACCATCCAGCGTCCCACCAAACACTCTTGCGTACCTATGTCCAGGCTCGTCGGTCTGCAGGCTCCCGATTTCACCGCCACCGCTGTGGTGGATCAGAAATTCAAGGAGGTCACCCTCTCCTCCTACCGCGGCAAGTACGTGGTGCTGTTCTTCTATCCCCTCGATTTCACCTTCGTCTGCCCGACGGAGATCACCGCCTTCTCTGATCGTTACAGCGAGTTCTCCAGCCGCAACTGCGAAGTGTTGGGCGTGTCGGTGGACAGCCAGTTCTCCCACCTGGCCTGGATCCAGACTGACCGCAAAAACGGCGGTATCGGTGACATCGCCTACCCGCTGGTGGCCGACCTCAAGAAGGACATCGCCCGTGCCTACGAGGTGCTCGACGAGGAAGCTGGCGTGGCCCTGCGCGGTCTGTTCATCATCGATCCAGATGGTGTGATCATGCAGAGCACCATCAACAACCTGCCCGTGGGCCGCAGCGTCGACGAGACCCTGCGTCTGCTCCAGGCCTTCCAGCACATCCGCAACAACCCCGACGAGGTGTGCCCCGCCAACTGGACCCCCGGCGAGAAGACCATGAACCCCGACCCCGTGAAGAGCAAGGAGTTCTTCGCTGCCGTCAACTGATCACGCGCCCTCGCCTGTGAGCAACGTGTCGCCAGGGCCCTTCGGGGCCCTTTTTTTGTGGGCAGCCTTAGGCGGTGAGGAGTCGGAGGCGGCCCGTGCGTCCATCCAGTTCCGCCTGGCGGCCTAGCGGCAGAGCCAGGTTGGGCACGCCATGGCCCACGGGCAGCTGATGCACCAGGGGAACCCCCAGCGGCTTCAACCGCTCCAGAAGGATCTCGTCCATCGAGAAATCACCGGGCAGCACATCGTCTTCCGCCCAGCTGAACCGCCCGAGGCCGATCCCCGCAACACCCTCCAGCAATCCACTGCTGCGCCACTGGGTGAGCTGGCGATCGATCCGATACGGCGCCTCGCCCGTGTCTTCCAGCACAAGGATTGCGCCCTTGAGCGGTGGCAACCAAGGCGTGCCAATCAGGCTGGTGGCGATGGTGAGATTGCTCACCACCAATGGCCCCTGGGCGACACCGTCCTGCACACCCACCCCCTGCAACGGCGCCACAGGGCGGTGCTCCAACAGATCCACCAGCCGCTGCCATTGGGCCGCCTCACCGCCAAACCAGCCGTGGATGCCTCCTGCACTGCCCGCGGCCCACTGGGCCAGCAACAGGGCCGAGCAATCGGAGAAGCCCACACACCAGCGGGACTGAGGCGGAATTGCCCAGCCCTGCTCCAGCACCCGGGCACTGCCCCAGCCGGCCCCCACATAAAAAAGGGCATCCACCTGTGGATCGAGCCAGGCCTTGCGCCAAGCGGTGTCGCGATGCCGATCAGAGCCGGCAAACCAGCGCCAACGCTGCTGGAGCGCCGGTGAACGCACCAGCTCCCAGCCTTGGGCCGTGCAGCGCCGACTCAGTTGATCCAGCCATGGATCGTTGGGATCGAGCCAGGTGCCCGGTGCCAAGGCAGCAATGCGGCTACCCGGCCGGAGGGCAGGGGGGTACGGGCCGGCCGATCCTGGGCTGCGGGCCCAAGACAGGGAGCGGCTCGCCAGGGATCCACCAGCCAGGGCAAGACCCGCCTGCAGCAGCCGGCGTCGCCGCATCCCAGGCTCAGCCGATCAGGCTGG includes:
- a CDS encoding peroxiredoxin — protein: MSRLVGLQAPDFTATAVVDQKFKEVTLSSYRGKYVVLFFYPLDFTFVCPTEITAFSDRYSEFSSRNCEVLGVSVDSQFSHLAWIQTDRKNGGIGDIAYPLVADLKKDIARAYEVLDEEAGVALRGLFIIDPDGVIMQSTINNLPVGRSVDETLRLLQAFQHIRNNPDEVCPANWTPGEKTMNPDPVKSKEFFAAVN
- a CDS encoding LD-carboxypeptidase yields the protein MRRRRLLQAGLALAGGSLASRSLSWARSPGSAGPYPPALRPGSRIAALAPGTWLDPNDPWLDQLSRRCTAQGWELVRSPALQQRWRWFAGSDRHRDTAWRKAWLDPQVDALFYVGAGWGSARVLEQGWAIPPQSRWCVGFSDCSALLLAQWAAGSAGGIHGWFGGEAAQWQRLVDLLEHRPVAPLQGVGVQDGVAQGPLVVSNLTIATSLIGTPWLPPLKGAILVLEDTGEAPYRIDRQLTQWRSSGLLEGVAGIGLGRFSWAEDDVLPGDFSMDEILLERLKPLGVPLVHQLPVGHGVPNLALPLGRQAELDGRTGRLRLLTA